From the uncultured Trichococcus sp. genome, one window contains:
- a CDS encoding SRPBCC family protein has translation MATFEKTIFINAPVQKVYEYTINPENWSHFYNGLSEPESISGKGEVGTIVKSSYSMMGIHFPITIEVTESQLTDEGAIWKGNITGSFPTKQTSRYVAKEGGTELTFDIDSVPPETLFTKILDKLVTDKMEENSTQHTLENIKAICESAQ, from the coding sequence ATGGCTACTTTTGAAAAAACCATTTTCATCAATGCACCAGTCCAAAAAGTCTACGAGTACACAATCAACCCTGAGAATTGGTCACACTTCTACAACGGCCTTTCCGAACCGGAAAGCATCAGCGGAAAAGGGGAAGTAGGCACGATCGTCAAATCGAGCTATTCCATGATGGGCATCCATTTCCCGATCACCATCGAAGTGACGGAAAGCCAGCTTACTGACGAGGGCGCAATCTGGAAAGGGAACATCACCGGGAGTTTTCCGACCAAGCAAACCAGCCGCTATGTTGCAAAAGAGGGAGGAACGGAGCTGACGTTCGATATCGACAGCGTGCCGCCTGAAACGCTGTTCACGAAAATCCTCGACAAACTCGTAACGGATAAAATGGAGGAAAACTCGACCCAACACACACTTGAAAACATAAAAGCCATCTGCGAATCGGCACAATAA
- a CDS encoding 50S ribosomal protein L25, producing MKLQVEKRDKVGSSAAKRARSDKKLTAIIYGKDVEATPVLLDAKDFDEVLKQLGKNAIFEVSISGGKTMQVIVKDIQQAALKNQIQNVELQALTKGQKLTMTVAIHLVGSEDIKEGVLTQTLNELEIETDAAHVPTEFQIAVNEMNIGDTLTVADIKVDAGITVLTEAESAVVILAAPATETVAEEEASTEAEAAEKAAE from the coding sequence ATGAAATTACAAGTAGAGAAACGCGACAAGGTTGGCTCATCTGCAGCAAAGCGTGCACGATCGGACAAAAAACTCACTGCAATCATCTATGGTAAAGATGTTGAAGCCACTCCAGTATTACTTGACGCAAAAGATTTTGACGAAGTGCTCAAGCAATTAGGTAAAAATGCAATCTTTGAAGTCAGCATATCCGGCGGAAAAACGATGCAAGTCATCGTTAAGGATATCCAACAAGCTGCCTTGAAGAACCAAATCCAAAACGTAGAATTACAAGCTCTCACAAAAGGTCAAAAATTGACGATGACTGTTGCGATTCACTTAGTCGGCAGCGAAGACATCAAAGAAGGTGTCTTGACCCAAACGTTGAATGAGTTGGAAATCGAAACGGACGCTGCCCATGTCCCTACCGAATTCCAAATCGCCGTTAATGAAATGAATATCGGTGATACCCTGACGGTTGCCGATATCAAAGTCGATGCCGGTATTACGGTCCTTACGGAGGCGGAATCCGCTGTTGTCATCTTAGCAGCTCCTGCTACAGAAACAGTAGCCGAGGAAGAGGCTTCAACTGAAGCAGAAGCAGCTGAAAAAGCCGCTGAATAA